In Mercurialis annua linkage group LG6, ddMerAnnu1.2, whole genome shotgun sequence, the following are encoded in one genomic region:
- the LOC126653841 gene encoding uncharacterized protein LOC126653841 has product MAHHVPSFAVIAFVPRDSLALGRFAHNFGEERQVRISEIDVFDRTTKMEFERSVTNPNFFHIRACFLNKYWSFVNQSTTEVIIGSDQKCEDASQSTLFEPLFDERTGTHFIRSVSRGRLLVLGEDDGLVSISDLTDPPITNISQATRSIRFRLIEWDTLIRLPKYVSFRGHNNKFLKAWSQGSNIYVSASSDEGDDRETSFEVIERGDGHVRIQSLLGSGVWYNLAAAGGGNWIVHVKNATSILTLFWPIKVGGNVIALRSAQNNSFCRSLTQGNLVDCLSPSGTTINSPARLIVSELVTGRRMYDVRYHMDNARIYGQRAVVAGTGHATNRGQQESTLTVEISVTEHTSYTFSNSNSLSTGVSTSITAGFGYIVTLEVGIEISSEQTVSVEVGKEVSRTTTSTTSYAVPVPPMSTVIVNYVATEGKCDIPFSYTQRDQDSIDGSFRYSTHEDGVYTGVNYFNFHYDQPRFRSLQEEENVE; this is encoded by the exons ATGGCTCATCATGTTCCATCATTTGCCGTTATAGCATTTGTCCCGCGGGATAGCTTAGCGCTAGGACGCTTTGCACATAATTTCGGAGAAGAGCGTCAAGTTCGAATCTCAGAAATAGATGTTTTTGATCGGACCACCAAGATGGAATTTGAGAGATCGGTAACCAATCCCAACTTTTTTCACATCCGTGCTTGTTTTCTCAACAAGTACTGGTCATTTGTCAATCAATCCACAACGGAAGTCATTATCGGCTCCGACCAAAAATGTGAAGATGCATCCCAATCTACATTGTTCGAGCCGCTTTTTGATGAACGGACAGGTACCCATTTCATCAGATCCGTTAGCAGAGGAAGGCTTCTTGTTTTAGGTGAGGACGACGGCCTTGTCAGCATAAGTGATCTAACAGATCCTCCCATCACAAACATCTCACAGGCTACTAGAAGTATTCGTTTCAGATTGATCGAGTGGGATACACTCATAAGACTGCCCAAGTATGTATCATTCAGAGGACATAATAATAAGTTCCTCAAAGCCTGGAGCCAAGGTTCAAATATATACGTCTCAGCCTCATCGGATGAAGGCGATGACCGGGAAACCTCCTTCGAGGTCATTGAGAGAGGAGATGGACATGTCCGGATACAGTCTTTACTTGGATCTGGTGTGTGGTATAACCTTGCGGCTGCGGGTGGTGGGAATTGGATAGTTCATGTCAAAAATGCAACAAgcattttaactttattttggCCGATCAAAGTTGGTGGTAACGTAATTGCTCTTCGTAGCGCACAAAATAACAGTTTCTGCAGAAGCCTTACGCAGGGGAATTTAGTAGATTGCCTCAGTCCTTCCGGTACCACAATTAATTCACCAGCGCGATTGATAGTGAGCGAACTAGTTACTGGGAGGCGAATGTATGATGTTCGATATCACATGGATAATGCTCGGATATATGGTCAAAGAGCTGTCGTAGCAGGAACCGGCCATGCTACTAACAGGGGACAACAAGAATCTACTCTAACTGTCGAAATTTCTGTTACGGAACATACCTCTTACACTTTTTCAAACAGCAACTCCTTATCAACAG GTGTTAGTACCAGTATTACTGCTGGTTTCGGATACATAGTGACGTTGGAGGTAGGTATCGAAATATCATCTGAGCAAACTGTTTCAGTGGAGGTAGGTAAAGAAGTGTCGAGAACCACCACCTCAACAACTTCATATGCAGTACCTGTCCCGCCAATGAGCACAGTAATAGTTAATTATGTGGCAACAGAAGGAAAATGCGATATTCCTTTCTCATACACCCAGCGAGATCAGGATTCTATTGATGGAAGTTTTCGTTATAGTACTCATGAGGATGGTGTTTATACTGGCGTCAATTATTTCAATTTCCACTATGACCAACCTCGCTTTAGAAGCCTGCAAGAAGAAGAGAATGTCGAATAA
- the LOC126653851 gene encoding F-box/kelch-repeat protein At3g06240-like has protein sequence MKMKKAEMSEYLPEEVIVQILSRLPVKSVLKFSSVCKLWNCIIRSPDFISTHTRNSNKHHNYMFLLHSYKCRHQYSMHFDNKDFDEYLSVQPLFNQANVSEVVASSNGLVCLFCVYKRNIHIHRDIYKFVIWNPSIRKYFVLPEPSFRLPSNYSSTHSKLLGFGFDSRRNDYKFFVAQYSVSSVTQVALYSLNSNTWKKITNVPPINRVFYSNSSTFIDGRFFWHPYEISRKLVLVFDLIDETFGEISLPAECLENAQNRALKIKAFEESSIAVIQSNFYETDIWVMKEYEAGEWVKLARVGKCWKGLSNVLEFRYNGEILVYFCRGERLASYNLNGRIKNLLALSKEKNRRPPFAYRHVESLALLDKGTDISNKLSISFMGHESHDS, from the coding sequence atgaaaatgaaaaaagcgGAGATGTCAGAATACTTGCCTGAAGAGGTTATTGTTCAAATACTGAGTCGATTGCCTGTCAAGTCCGTTTTGAAATTCTCCAGTGTTTGCAAATTGTGGAATTGTATCATTAGAAGCCCTGATTTTATCTCTACCCACACTCGCAATTCAAACAAACATCACAATTACATGTTTCTGCTTCACTCTTATAAATGTAGGCACCAATACTCTATGCATTTCGACAACAAAGATTTCGATGAATACCTATCCGTCCAACCGCTCTTCAACCAAGCCAACGTTTCTGAGGTGGTCGCCTCTAGTAACGGTCTTGTCTGTCTCTTTTGTGTCTACAAAAGGAACATCCACATTCACCGCGACATATATAAGTTTGTTATTTGGAACCCTTCCATTAGGAAATATTTTGTGCTACCTGAACCTAGTTTTCGCCTCCCTTCAAATTACTCTTCAACTCACTCGAAACTATTAGGGTTTGGCTTTGATTCAAGACGTAACGATTACAAATTTTTTGTGGCTCAGTATTCGGTTAGCTCTGTTACGCAAGTGGCTCTCTATTCACTCAACTCTAATACTTGGAAGAAAATCACTAATGTTCCTCCCATAAATCGTGTATTTTATTCAAACTCTTCAACTTTCATCGATGGTAGATTTTTTTGGCATCCATATGAGATAAGTAGGAAATTGGTATTGGTGTTTGATTTAATCGATGAGACGTTTGGAGAGATATCATTGCCCGCTGAATGTTTGGAAAATGCTCAAAACAGAGCTTTGAAAATCAAGGCATTTGAAGAATCATCCATCGCAGTAATTCAAAGCAATTTTTATGAGACCGATATATGGGTGATGAAAGAGTACGAGGCTGGTGAATGGGTGAAGTTAGCTAGAGTTGGAAAATGCTGGAAAGGATTATCAAATGTGCTCGAGTTTAGATATAATGGTgaaatattagtttatttttgtaGAGGGGAACGCTTAGCATCATATAATTTAAATGGACGGATAAAAAATCTGCTGGCTTTGAGCAAAGAAAAGAATAGAAGGCCTCCTTTTGCTTATAGGCATGTGGAGAGCCTAGCATTACTTGACAAAGGTACTGATATTTCTAACAAGCTATCAATTTCATTTATGGGTCATGAGTCTCATGACTCATGA
- the LOC126653840 gene encoding probable LRR receptor-like serine/threonine-protein kinase At3g47570, protein MGIFGRSLVVIIIHLFSIFTLLHAATNETDRLALLEFKAKITDPLGVMTSWNSSHHFCQWYGVVCGRRHHQRVTVLYLYSLQLSGSISPHIGNLSFLRELYLYNNSLSYEIPPQIGLLSRLQVLYLYNNSLSGEIPSNLSACSYLTDLHLYHNKLTGEIPRELTFLTTLKLLYLGRNQLTGTIPLSIGNLSSLEILHLSQNNLHGVIPESMGQLKNLTLFGLGANQFSGIIHSSIFNLSLIQDLEVSNNYLEGSLPVSLGASLPNLRFFSIFRNRFTGSIPSSLSNASDLETFQIGNNNFTGIIPSFEKMKNLTNLLLDNNHFGNGDEDDLKFLYGLTNASALSVINLSSNKFGGKLPEQIANLSKQLEIFSITDNQIHGTITTGIEFLVNLNTFYASENNLSGTIPFSIGKLRNLAKLSLSGNGFVGSIPSSLGNLTQLIEISLSDNQLQGYIPPSLGNCKRLLELNFSNNNLTGFIPIQIFEISSLSKILDLSTNRLHGSIPNQVGNLKQLGALYLDNNMLSGNITGALGSCVSLETLSISRNFFQGSIPYSINTLKGLQLLNLSYNNISGKIPSFLTNFNLLELDISYNDFEGMVPVEGIFKNAAATSIVGNKRLCGGISEFGLPTCKSDHKPKSKQRRNVVFIVLVLIGLLALILGCLILWFARKSRQNSASCDFENTNLLRLSYQDLLKATNDFSSNNLIGAGGFGSVYKGILEQDGLVIAVKVFNLTRRGASKSFLAECEVLRNVRHKNLVKVLSACSSVDNDGNNFKALVYEFMDNGSVDDWLHPTHHSRNLNIVQRLNIAIDVGCALEYLHCHFEKLPIVHCDLKPSNVLLDKEMTAHLSDFGLVKFLHKKMIHSIPNESSSLAVVGTIGYCPPEYGMANVASTSGDIFSFGILLLEMFTGKRPDDHMFKEGLSLHNFVKRALPEQVIEIIDPALLEMEEEPLIHFYYSTNMMRKNRLIEFLISILDIGILCSSEAPHERLNINDVVTRLSSIKNKLQVPTG, encoded by the exons ATGGGGATTTTTGGCAGGAGCCttgttgttattattattcatcTCTTTTCAATATTTACCTTACTTCATGCTGCAACCAATGAGACGGATCGACTAGCTTTGCTCGAATTCAAGGCTAAAATTACTGACCCTCTTGGTGTCATGACTTCATGGAATAGCTCACATCATTTTTGCCAATGGTACGGCGTCGTATGTGGGCGTAGACATCACCAGAGAGTTACAGTGTTGTATCTATATAGCCTTCAACTTTCGGGTTCGATATCACCACACATAGGCAATTTAAGCTTTCTAAGAGAGCTGTATCTCTACAATAACAGCTTAAGCTACGAGATTCCTCCTCAAATCGGCCTTTTGAGCAGACTGCAAGTATTGTATCTATACAATAACTCACTTAGCGGCGAAATTCCTTCCAACTTATCTGCTTGTTCTTATCTCACTGATTTACATTTATATCACAACAAGCTGACAGGTGAAATCCCTAGAGAGCTCACCTTCTTGACGACGTTGAAACTATTGTATTTGGGTCGAAATCAGTTAACAGGAACTATCCCTCTGTCTATTGGAAATCTGTCATCTCTTGAGATACTTCACCTGTCTCAAAACAATCTGCATGGAGTTATACCTGAATCCATGGGCCAACTAAAGAATTTGACTCTTTTCGGGCTCGGTGCTAATCAATTTTCAGGCATCATCCATTCTTCAATCTTTAATCTCTCGTTGATTCAAGATCTAGAAGTGAGCAACAATTATTTAGAGGGAAGTCTTCCGGTGAGCTTAGGTGCGTCTCTTCCGAATCTCCgcttcttttcaatttttagaaACCGATTCACTGGTTCCATTCCATCATCACTTTCTAATGCATCAGATTTGGAAACTTTTCAAATAGGCAATAATAACTTCACTGGAATTATACCCTCttttgaaaaaatgaaaaacctGACAAACCTTTTGCTTGATAACAACCATTTTGGAAATGGAGATGAAGATGACTTGAAGTTTCTGTATGGCTTGACTAATGCCTCTGCTTTAAGTGTAATAAATTTAAGCTCTAACAAATTCGGAGGGAAGCTGCCTGAACAAATTGCTAACCTTTCGAAGCAACTCGAAATATTTTCTATCACGGACAACCAAATACATGGAACGATCACAACTGGCATAGAGTTTCTTGTTAACTTGAATACTTTTTATGCATCAGAGAACAACCTGTCAGGTACTATTCCTTTCAGCATTGGAAAGCTCCGGAATCTAGCAAAACTTTCGTTGTCCGGAAATGGTTTTGTTGGATCTATTCCGTCCTCTTTAGGCAATTTGACACAATTGATTGAAATTTCTTTATCTGACAATCAACTTCAAGGTTATATCCCTCCAAGTTTAGGTAATTGCAAACGGTTACTAGAATTGAATTTTTCCAATAATAATCTTACCGGTTTCATACCTATACAAATATTTGAAATCTCTTCATTATCAAAAATACTTGATTTATCTACCAATCGTTTGCATGGTTCCATTCCTAACCAAGTAGGAAACTTGAAACAATTGGGAGCATTATATCTTGATAACAACATGTTATCAGGAAACATTACTGGTGCTCTTGGCAGTTGCGTGAGTCTAGAGACGTTATCCATCAGTCGTAACTTCTTTCAAGGGTCGATTCCTTATTCTATAAACACATTGAAAGGCCTTCAGTTGTTGAATCTTTCCTACAACAATATTTCAGGAAAGATTCCAAGTTTCTTGACGAACTTTAATTTATTAGAGTTGGATATTTCGTATAATGATTTTGAAGGCATGGTGCCAGTTGAAGGAATTTTCAAGAATGCAGCTGCAACATCAATAGTTGGAAACAAGAGATTGTGTGGTGGAATAAGTGAATTTGGCCTCCCTACATGCAAATCTGATCACAAGCCGAAAAGTAAACAACGACGAAATGTAGTATTTATAGTTTTAGTGTTGATAGGATTATTAGCATTAATACTTGGTTGCTTGATTCTCTGGTTTGCAAGAAAGAGTAGACAAAATTCAGCGTCATGCGATTTTGAGAATACTAATTTACTGAGATTGTCTTACCAAGATCTCCTTAAAGCGACGAATGATTTTTcttcaaataatttaattggTGCGGGTGGATTTGGGTCTGTATATAAAGGAATTCTTGAGCAAGACGGACTTGTAATTGCAGTGAAAGTGTTTAATCTTACGCGTCGAGGAGCATCAAAAAGTTTCCTAGCTGAATGCGAAGTGTTAAGGAATGTCAGACATAAAAATCTTGTCAAAGTACTCAGTGCTTGTTCTAGTGTTGATAATGACGGCAACAATTTCAAAGCTTTGGTTTATGAATTCATGGATAACGGGAGCGTGGACGATTGGCTGCATCCAACTCATCATTCGAGAAATTTAAACATTGTTCAAAGGTTGAATATTGCGATTGATGTAGGTTGTGCTCTAGAGTATCTTCATTGTCATTTTGAAAAACTACCCATAGTTCATTGTGATCTAAAACCAAGCAACGTTCTTCTTGATAAAGAAATGACTGCACATCTAAGTGACTTCGGGTTAGTCAAGTTCCTTCATAAGAAGATGATTCATTCTATTCCAAATGAGTCCAGCTCTCTTGCAGTTGTAGGAACTATTGGTTATTGCCCTCCAG AGTATGGCATGGCAAATGTTGCTTCAACATCGGGTGACATATTTAGCTTTGGCATACTTTTGTTGGAGATGTTCACCGGTAAGAGACCAGACGATCACATGTTTAAGGAGGGACTAAGCCTCCACAACTTTGTCAAAAGAGCTTTACCCGAACAAGTGATAGAAATTATAGATCCCGCTCTTCTCGAAATGGAGGAAGAACCATTGATCCATTTTTACTATTCCACGAACATGATGAGAAAAAATAGACTTATTGAGTTCTTGATTTCAATATTAGATATTGGAATCTTATGTTCTTCCGAAGCACCACATGAACGCTTGAATATTAATGATGTTGTTACTCGACTCTCTTCtatcaaaaacaaattacaaGTGCCAACAG GTTGA